One segment of Panicum virgatum strain AP13 chromosome 3K, P.virgatum_v5, whole genome shotgun sequence DNA contains the following:
- the LOC120698822 gene encoding protein BZR1 homolog 3-like: MTNGAGGGGGLGGTRVPTWRERENNRHRERRRRAIAAKIFAGLRAYGNYNLPKHCDNNEVLKALCNEAGWTVEPDGTTYRKGCKPTAAERHDPIGRSASPSPCSSYQPSPRASYNPSPASSSFPSSGSSSHITLGGNNFIGGVEGSSLIPWLKNLSSSSSIASSSKFPQLHHLYFNGGSISAPVTPPSSSPTRTPRIKTDWENPSIQPPWAGSNYASLPNSQPPSPGHQVAPDPTWLAGFQISSAGPSSPTYSLVAPNPFGIFKENIASTSRMCTPGESGTCSPVMGGVPIHHDVTMVDGAPDDFAFGSSSNGNNESPGLVKAWEGERIHEECASDEHELELTLGSSKTRADPS; this comes from the exons ATGACGAACGgcgcggggggcggcggcgggctcggggGCACCCGGGTCCCGACGTGGAGGGAGCGCGAGAACAACCGCCacagggagcgccgccgccgcgcgatcGCCGCCAAGATCTTCGCCGGCCTCAGGGCCTATGGCAACTACAACCTCCCCAAGCACTGCGACAACAACGAGGTGCTCAAGGCGCTCTGCAACGAGGCCGGCTGGACCGTCGAGCCCGACGGCACCACCTACCGCAAG GGATGTAAACCAACAGCAGCAGAGCGGCATGATCCGATTGGAAGGTCTGCATCACCAAGCCCCTGCTCTTCATATCAACCTAGTCCAAGGGCTTCATACAACCCGAGCCCTGCATCCTCCTCCTTTCCAAgctccggatcctcttctcacATCACTCTTGGTGGGAACAACTTCATTGGTGGTGTTGAAGGCAGCTCTCTTATCCCATGGCTGAAGAATCTTTCCTCGAGTTCCTCAATTGCCTCCTCCTCCAAGTTCCCACAGCTTCATCATCTCTACTTCAATGGTGGCTCCATCAGTGCACCAGTAACACCTCCGTCCAGCTCCCCAACTCGCACTCCTCGCATCAAGACTGACTGGGAGAACCCAAGTATTCAGCCACCATGGGCTGGGTCAAACTATGCGTCTCTTCCCAACTCCCAACCGCCAAGCCCTGGCCACCAGGTTGCTCCAGACCCAACATGGCTAGCAGGGTTTCAAATTTCATCTGCTGGTCCTTCATCTCCAACTTACAGCCTTGTGGCACCGAATCCTTTCGGTATTTTTAAGGAGAATATTGCCAGCACCTCAAGGATGTGCACCCCTGGAGAGAGCGGAACATGTTCTCCGGTGATGGGTGGTGTGCCAATCCATCATGATGTGACTATGGTGGATGGTGCACCGGATGACTTTGCCTTTGGGAGCAGCAGCAATGGCAACAATGAATCGCCTGGCCTGGTGAAGGCATGGGAGGGGGAACGGATACATGAGGAGTGCGCCTCAGATGAGCATGAGCTGGAGCTCACCCTTGGGAGCTCAAAGACCCGTGCCGATCCCTCCTGA